The nucleotide sequence AGGTGAAGCGTGTAGGGTAACGCTCGTCGCTCGCGTACAGTAGGGTTTCGGCAACAGCCATAAAAAACGGACTTTCCTCTTCAGTGAGGAAAGTCCGTTTAATTGAAACGTTAATACTGAGAAAAATGCTGGCGTGCATGGTGATTGCCGCCGGTACACTGATGGTTGGTTAATCAAATCAGGAGAGTACAAAATGTCTGCCCATCCCATGATTGCTCTTATTGGTCCGGGTGCCATCGGTACGACCATCGCCGCGGTACTGCATGAAGTTGACCGCACGCCAGTCCTTTGCGGGCGCACCGCGCATCCGCAGTTAATTCTGCGTCACGATGACGGTGACGTTGTGGTGCCAGGTCCGGTATTGAGCAATCCGGCGACTATCAGCCACCCGTTCGATCTGGTGTTTATAGCGGTGAAAACCACCCAGGTGGCTGACAGCGCCAACTGGCTGGCCGCCCTTTGCGATGAAAACACCGTGGTATGTGTACTGCAAAATGGCGTCGAGCAGAAAACCCAACTGGAACCCTTCGTCAACGGCGCAACGGTGCTGCCTTCGGTCGTGTGGTTCCCGGCACAGCGCGAGCCGGATGACTCAGTCTGGCTGCGCGGCAAACCACGCCTGACGCTGCCGGATGTGCCGCAGGCAAAACGGGTAGCTGATGCGCTT is from Dickeya dianthicola NCPPB 453 and encodes:
- a CDS encoding oxidoreductase; translation: MSAHPMIALIGPGAIGTTIAAVLHEVDRTPVLCGRTAHPQLILRHDDGDVVVPGPVLSNPATISHPFDLVFIAVKTTQVADSANWLAALCDENTVVCVLQNGVEQKTQLEPFVNGATVLPSVVWFPAQREPDDSVWLRGKPRLTLPDVPQAKRVADALSGTRCVVELSTDFISIAWRKLLQNAVAGLMVLANRRAGMFSRVDITELALAYLRECLTVARAEGAVLNDSVPQEIVNGFHHAPADLGTSILADRQANRPLEWDIRNGVVQRYGHSHGISTPISDVLVPLLAAGSEGPG